A region of Subtercola boreus DNA encodes the following proteins:
- a CDS encoding DNA polymerase IV, with the protein MPSAGERIFGGGADDGTSTMLHIDMDAFFASVELLEHPELRGLPVIIGGAGGRGVVTSATYEARRFGVHSAMPTARALQLCPKAIVLPSHHEKYRHYSAQVMNVFRDVTPLVEPLSIDEAFLDVAGARRLLGSPSTIGAAVRARVFAETGLTCSVGAASTKFIAKMASGRAKPDGMLVVPASESLAFLHPLPVGALWGVGASTAEALTRLGIRTVGDLAATPLQTLVSRVGEASGQKLHSLANGHDRRSVVTERVEKSIGHEMTFEFDMSDPRQLRLELLRLSDQVAVRLRRAGLAAKTVALKVRFSDFSTISRSRTLSEPTDLAQTISDAARDLFDHVGLEQRVRLIGVRAENLVEAHETVHQPSLWEDESAAPSSWRDAEVTVDRVAEKFGRNILKRASLVEPGPRERRRPDHPAPPA; encoded by the coding sequence ATGCCCAGCGCGGGCGAGCGTATCTTCGGGGGCGGCGCAGACGACGGTACCTCGACCATGCTGCACATCGACATGGATGCCTTCTTCGCCTCGGTCGAGCTTCTCGAGCATCCGGAACTCCGCGGTCTCCCGGTCATCATCGGCGGTGCGGGCGGCCGCGGAGTCGTCACCAGCGCCACCTACGAAGCGCGGCGGTTCGGCGTGCACTCGGCCATGCCCACCGCCCGGGCGCTCCAGCTCTGCCCGAAGGCGATCGTTCTGCCGAGCCACCATGAGAAGTACCGGCACTACTCGGCGCAGGTGATGAACGTCTTCCGCGACGTCACGCCGCTCGTCGAACCGCTGAGCATCGACGAGGCATTCCTCGACGTGGCGGGCGCGCGGCGGCTGCTCGGCTCGCCCTCCACCATCGGTGCTGCCGTGCGGGCGCGGGTCTTCGCCGAGACCGGGCTCACCTGCTCGGTCGGCGCCGCATCGACGAAGTTCATCGCCAAGATGGCCTCGGGCCGCGCGAAACCCGATGGGATGCTCGTGGTACCGGCGTCCGAGTCGCTCGCGTTCCTCCACCCGCTGCCCGTCGGCGCGCTCTGGGGTGTCGGCGCGAGCACCGCCGAGGCGCTCACCCGCCTCGGCATCCGCACGGTCGGCGACCTCGCCGCCACCCCGCTGCAGACACTGGTCTCGCGGGTCGGCGAAGCGTCAGGCCAGAAGCTCCACAGCCTGGCGAACGGTCACGACCGGCGCTCGGTGGTGACCGAACGGGTGGAGAAGAGCATCGGGCACGAGATGACGTTCGAGTTCGACATGTCGGATCCCCGCCAGCTCCGCCTCGAACTGCTCCGCCTCTCCGACCAGGTCGCGGTGCGGCTGCGCCGGGCGGGGCTCGCCGCGAAGACGGTCGCGCTCAAGGTGCGGTTCAGCGACTTCTCGACGATCTCCAGGTCCCGCACGCTCAGCGAGCCGACCGATCTCGCACAAACCATCTCCGACGCCGCCCGCGACCTCTTCGACCATGTCGGGCTCGAGCAGCGAGTGCGGTTGATCGGGGTGCGGGCCGAGAATCTCGTCGAAGCTCACGAGACCGTGCACCAGCCGTCCCTCTGGGAGGACGAGTCCGCCGCCCCGTCGAGCTGGCGCGACGCGGAAGTCACGGTCGACCGTGTCGCCGAGAAGTTCGGCCGCAACATCCTGAAGCGCGCCTCGCTCGTCGAGCCGGGCCCTCGCGAACGCCGCCGCCCCGACCACCCCGCCCCGCCCGCCTGA
- a CDS encoding ABC-F family ATP-binding cassette domain-containing protein codes for MTATLVAKGLSGGHGHRTLFSGLDLTVAPGDVVGLTGANGAGKTTLLRLLAGVDAPLAGTVSLAPADAFVGWLPQEHERIPGESIAEYIGRRTGATAATLEMERTSELLGSGKTADADAYSVALDRWLASGAADLDDRIPATLADLGLGLDVTLPMTGLSGGQAARVALAALLLSRFDLVLLDEPTNDLDLDGLARLESFVKGLRGGVVLVSHDREFLARCVTTVVELDLAQNSISVYNGGYESFLEERMTARRHAREEYDEFAAKKADLVGRARTQREWSSQGVRNAMKKSPDNDKIRRKAAAESSEKQAQKVRQMESRIARLDEVDEPRKEWQLQFTIGSAPRSSAVVSTLGAAVASQGSFTLGPVSLQVDGGDRIGITGPNGAGKSTLLRLLLGTQQPTSGTASLGRSVAVGEIDQARALLAGSTVLFEAVAAVVPDMPLAEVRTLLAKFGLKADHVDRPVDSLSPGERTRAALALLQARGVNLLVLDEPTNHLDLPAIEQLEQALDAYEGTLLLVTHDRRMLETVTLNRQWRVEAGQVTEL; via the coding sequence ATGACAGCAACACTCGTCGCGAAGGGCCTCTCCGGCGGCCATGGCCACCGCACCCTCTTCTCCGGCCTCGACCTCACCGTCGCACCCGGAGACGTCGTGGGTCTGACAGGTGCGAACGGGGCGGGCAAGACCACGCTCCTCCGGCTGCTCGCGGGAGTGGATGCGCCGCTCGCGGGTACCGTCTCGCTCGCTCCGGCAGACGCCTTCGTCGGCTGGCTGCCCCAGGAGCACGAGCGCATCCCGGGTGAGAGCATCGCCGAGTACATCGGTCGGCGAACCGGCGCGACCGCGGCGACCCTCGAGATGGAGCGAACCTCCGAGCTGCTCGGCTCTGGCAAGACGGCTGACGCCGACGCCTACTCGGTTGCGCTCGACCGGTGGCTGGCGAGCGGGGCCGCCGATCTGGATGACCGGATTCCCGCCACGCTGGCCGACCTCGGCCTCGGGCTTGATGTGACCCTGCCCATGACGGGGCTCTCCGGCGGGCAGGCCGCCCGTGTCGCGCTCGCGGCGCTGCTGCTCTCACGATTCGATCTCGTGCTGCTCGACGAACCCACGAACGACCTCGACCTCGACGGCCTCGCCCGCCTCGAGAGCTTCGTGAAGGGACTCCGCGGGGGAGTGGTGCTCGTGTCGCACGACCGCGAGTTCCTGGCGCGGTGCGTGACGACTGTGGTCGAGCTCGACCTCGCCCAGAACAGCATCTCTGTGTACAACGGTGGGTACGAGTCCTTTCTGGAGGAGAGGATGACCGCCCGGCGCCACGCGCGCGAGGAGTACGACGAGTTCGCCGCCAAGAAGGCCGACCTCGTGGGCCGGGCCCGCACCCAGCGCGAATGGTCGTCGCAGGGCGTGCGGAACGCGATGAAGAAGTCGCCCGACAACGACAAGATCCGGCGGAAGGCTGCCGCGGAATCGAGCGAGAAGCAGGCGCAGAAGGTCCGCCAGATGGAGAGCCGGATCGCCCGGCTCGACGAGGTCGACGAACCACGCAAGGAATGGCAGCTGCAGTTCACCATCGGGTCCGCCCCGCGTTCGAGCGCGGTGGTCTCGACGCTCGGCGCGGCTGTCGCCTCGCAGGGGTCGTTCACGCTCGGCCCTGTGTCGTTGCAGGTCGACGGCGGCGACCGGATCGGCATCACGGGCCCGAACGGTGCCGGGAAGTCGACGCTGCTGCGCCTGCTGCTCGGCACGCAGCAGCCCACCTCGGGCACGGCGTCGCTCGGCCGGAGCGTCGCCGTCGGCGAGATCGACCAGGCCAGGGCCCTCCTGGCCGGCTCGACGGTGCTGTTCGAGGCCGTCGCCGCAGTCGTGCCCGACATGCCGCTCGCCGAAGTGCGCACGCTCCTCGCGAAGTTCGGCCTGAAAGCCGATCACGTCGATCGCCCCGTCGACTCGCTGTCACCCGGTGAGCGCACCCGCGCCGCGCTGGCGCTGCTGCAGGCTCGCGGGGTGAACCTGCTGGTGCTCGACGAGCCGACGAACCACCTCGACCTGCCGGCCATCGAGCAGCTCGAGCAGGCGCTCGACGCCTACGAGGGCACGCTGCTGCTCGTCACCCACGACCGCCGCATGCTCGAGACCGTCACGCTGAACCGGCAGTGGCGGGTGGAGGCCGGGCAGGTGACGGAGCTGTGA
- a CDS encoding DUF1697 domain-containing protein translates to MSGRGSAGAASAAAGAAAAGAPQQYVGLVRGINVGGNNRITMADFRAIFEGLGFSDVKTLLQSGNVVFASDRPLALADVRAIEHAFETAAGFRAGFVVLSAAQFLSILDANPLLAIGTDLSRLVVTFLPQPPAAAPAPDAAPPPDAAPAPDAGPAAAAAFDATSVELPDAASTLPEVFAAGPHAVYSWHPDGISNSRVPVSFWKQFGPVYTARNVNTANKLAALLRARTP, encoded by the coding sequence GTGAGCGGGCGCGGGTCTGCCGGCGCGGCTTCGGCTGCGGCTGGTGCTGCGGCTGCGGGCGCTCCGCAGCAGTACGTCGGGCTGGTGCGCGGCATCAACGTCGGCGGAAACAACCGCATCACGATGGCCGACTTCAGGGCGATCTTCGAGGGTCTCGGATTCTCCGACGTGAAGACGCTGCTGCAGAGCGGCAACGTCGTGTTCGCCTCCGACAGGCCGCTGGCGCTCGCGGATGTCCGAGCGATCGAGCACGCGTTCGAGACCGCTGCGGGCTTCCGCGCGGGCTTCGTGGTGCTGTCGGCCGCCCAATTCCTCTCGATCCTCGACGCGAACCCGCTCCTCGCCATCGGCACCGACCTCTCGCGCCTCGTCGTCACCTTCCTGCCCCAGCCCCCCGCTGCCGCCCCGGCCCCGGATGCCGCCCCGCCCCCCGATGCCGCCCCCGCCCCGGATGCCGGCCCTGCCGCCGCCGCTGCGTTCGACGCCACCTCGGTCGAGCTGCCCGACGCGGCCTCCACCCTGCCCGAAGTGTTCGCGGCAGGCCCGCATGCGGTCTACTCCTGGCACCCCGACGGCATCTCGAACAGCCGTGTGCCCGTCTCCTTCTGGAAACAGTTCGGCCCCGTCTACACCGCGCGCAACGTCAACACCGCGAACAAGCTCGCCGCCCTCCTCCGCGCCCGCACCCCCTGA
- the treZ gene encoding malto-oligosyltrehalose trehalohydrolase: protein MAIKQFDVWAPRASAVTLRLREVGASEEAVDLAAATAAAGADPATTDVDAAGAGAAGAGGSTGGLRSVPMEPRGDGWWTAPGLDGFLEADYGYVVVPADSDTPPDDDGDSYADAGADGPEPGSDRLEPDSELQRASEGPIYDAVAPSVSDEQVLPDPRSRRQPSGVHGLSRTYDPATYTWHDQAWKGRQLAGGEIYELHLGTFTPEGTLDAAIEKLDHLVSIGVDFVELLPVNAFNGTHNWGYDGVLWFAVHELYGGPEGYQRFVDACHAAGLGVIQDVVYNHLGPSGNYLPLYGPYLNDAAANTWGSAINLDGPGSAEVRRYIIDNALMWLNDYHVDGLRLDAVHALHDSSDPHLLAELSTEVDALSSFLGKPLTLIAESDLNDPVMFTPRESDGYGLAGQWSDDFHHAVHVALTRETTGYYEDFDSLAALGKVLTEGFFHNGTYSSFRERNHGKPIDTAHTSSWRLVVANQNHDQIGNRATGDRLTASLTDGQLAIAAVLTLLGPFTPMLFMGEEWAASTPWQFFTSHPEPELGEATARGRIAEFAKMGWDESSVPDPQDPSTFENSKLDWSEAAGDGSGASAGSGAGSGTGSGSGETRHTKLLRLYRELAALRREAPEFTDPRFTQVAVRFDEEARWFELRRGGISILINFADTPIDAATIDPGASAGELLLATQDVLADARPAAPTLPATAEAATSTAPGAAFPEPGAAGATLPAHSATVFRRP from the coding sequence ATGGCGATCAAACAGTTCGATGTGTGGGCGCCGCGGGCGTCAGCGGTGACGTTGCGGCTGCGGGAGGTGGGCGCCTCCGAAGAGGCGGTCGACCTCGCGGCGGCGACGGCGGCAGCGGGCGCCGACCCGGCGACGACGGATGTGGATGCCGCGGGTGCGGGTGCTGCGGGTGCCGGTGGCTCCACCGGCGGGCTCCGGTCGGTCCCGATGGAGCCGCGCGGCGACGGCTGGTGGACGGCTCCCGGCCTCGACGGGTTCCTCGAGGCCGACTACGGCTACGTGGTGGTTCCGGCCGACTCCGACACCCCGCCCGACGACGACGGGGACTCCTACGCCGATGCGGGCGCCGACGGCCCGGAGCCCGGCAGCGATCGCCTGGAGCCCGATTCGGAGCTGCAGCGGGCATCCGAGGGCCCGATCTACGATGCCGTGGCGCCGAGCGTCAGCGACGAGCAGGTGCTGCCCGATCCGCGTTCCCGTCGCCAGCCCTCGGGCGTGCACGGACTCTCTCGCACCTACGACCCGGCCACCTACACCTGGCACGACCAGGCGTGGAAGGGCCGGCAGCTCGCGGGCGGCGAGATCTACGAGCTGCACCTCGGCACCTTCACGCCCGAAGGCACGCTCGATGCCGCGATCGAAAAGCTCGACCACCTCGTGTCGATCGGCGTCGACTTCGTCGAGCTACTGCCGGTCAACGCCTTCAACGGCACGCACAACTGGGGCTACGACGGCGTGCTCTGGTTCGCCGTGCACGAGCTCTACGGCGGGCCGGAAGGGTACCAGCGCTTCGTGGATGCCTGCCATGCGGCAGGTCTCGGCGTCATCCAGGACGTCGTCTACAACCACCTCGGACCGAGCGGCAACTACCTGCCGCTGTACGGTCCATACCTGAACGACGCCGCCGCGAACACCTGGGGCTCGGCGATCAACCTCGACGGCCCGGGCTCGGCCGAGGTGCGCCGCTACATCATCGACAACGCGCTGATGTGGCTGAACGACTACCACGTCGACGGGCTGCGGCTCGATGCCGTGCACGCCCTGCACGATTCATCCGACCCCCACCTGCTCGCCGAGCTGTCGACCGAGGTGGATGCCCTCTCGAGCTTCCTCGGAAAGCCGCTCACCCTCATTGCCGAGAGCGACCTCAACGACCCCGTGATGTTCACCCCGCGGGAGAGCGACGGGTACGGGCTCGCGGGGCAGTGGAGCGACGACTTCCACCACGCGGTGCACGTCGCGCTCACGCGGGAGACCACCGGCTACTACGAGGACTTCGACTCGCTCGCGGCGCTCGGCAAGGTGCTGACCGAGGGGTTCTTCCACAACGGAACGTACTCGTCGTTCCGCGAGCGGAACCACGGCAAGCCGATCGACACGGCCCACACCTCGTCCTGGCGGCTCGTCGTGGCGAACCAGAACCACGACCAGATCGGCAACCGGGCGACCGGCGACCGGCTGACCGCGTCGCTGACGGATGGCCAGCTCGCCATCGCCGCGGTGCTGACGCTGCTCGGGCCGTTCACCCCGATGCTGTTCATGGGCGAGGAGTGGGCGGCCTCGACTCCGTGGCAGTTCTTCACGTCGCATCCGGAACCGGAGCTCGGTGAGGCGACCGCTCGCGGGAGGATCGCGGAGTTCGCGAAGATGGGCTGGGACGAGTCCTCGGTGCCCGACCCGCAGGACCCGTCGACGTTCGAGAACTCGAAGCTGGACTGGAGCGAGGCGGCGGGCGACGGTTCTGGTGCCAGCGCGGGCTCGGGCGCTGGTTCGGGTACCGGCTCGGGCTCGGGCGAGACGCGGCACACGAAGCTGCTGCGCCTGTACCGCGAACTCGCGGCGCTCCGCCGGGAGGCCCCCGAGTTCACCGACCCCCGCTTCACGCAGGTGGCGGTGCGGTTCGACGAAGAAGCGCGGTGGTTCGAACTCCGGCGCGGAGGCATCAGCATCCTGATCAACTTCGCGGACACCCCCATCGACGCCGCGACCATCGACCCCGGTGCGTCCGCGGGTGAACTGCTGCTCGCAACCCAGGACGTGCTCGCGGACGCCCGCCCCGCGGCACCCACCCTCCCCGCCACCGCGGAGGCCGCGACATCCACCGCCCCCGGCGCTGCCTTCCCCGAGCCCGGCGCTGCCGGCGCCACCCTCCCCGCCCACTCGGCCACGGTCTTCCGCCGCCCCTGA
- the treY gene encoding malto-oligosyltrehalose synthase, translating into MPAPAPKSTYRLQITPSFTLDDAAATAGYIHDLGADWLYFSPLLKAEKGSDHGYDVVDHSVIDPDRGGAAGLDAAVAAARALGLGVLIDIVPNHVGVATPTISGWWWDLLKHGRSSAFASYFDVDWSFGEGKVRIPVLGSAPVAGEEIEGLEIVGDELHYYDNVYPIAPGTASAGSPTAVLERQNYELMDWRRADDKLNYRRFFAVNSLAGIRVEEQIVFDDSHVEIARWFREGLADGLRVDHPDGLRDPEGYLERLATLTGQGYVLVEKILEGREQLPSSWPTAGTTGYDALADFDRVLVDPAGQAALDALDQASATDDRPVPASFESLIHTTKRGIADGILRSEVLRIQRDLAASGALDGAAGALAGGAAGPGASGPDASGIDVLDDSVADAIAELLTCFPVYRSYLPLGLDQLEAAASLAVSHRPELASAIEAILPALSDASNEAAKRFQQTSGMVMAKGVEDTAFYRYNRLTSLNEVGADPGEFAVDVAEFHKRQVARLRNYPHAMTTLSTHDTKRGEDTRARISVISELPEEWASTLRQLRSLTPLGDAQLENLLWQAIVGAWPASRERLHAYAEKASREAGDSTGWLDVDEAFEAKMHGLIDSVFDNPAVTAILSAFIAKVEQPGWSNSLSLKLLQLTAPGSPDVYQGSELWETSLVDPDNRRPIDYAKRRTLLASIDGGLRPAIDATGAAKLLVTSRALRLKRDRPGLFEGYRPLVATGSAAAHVIAFDRDQAVTVATRLPVGLAAAGGWGDTSLELDAARVVDVITGRSFDGSRILLADLLDEYPVALLAPATEA; encoded by the coding sequence ATGCCTGCTCCTGCCCCCAAGTCGACCTACCGCCTGCAGATCACCCCCTCGTTCACTCTCGACGATGCGGCGGCCACAGCCGGCTACATCCACGATCTGGGCGCGGACTGGCTCTACTTCTCCCCGCTCCTGAAGGCCGAGAAGGGCAGCGACCACGGCTACGACGTGGTCGACCACTCGGTCATCGACCCCGACCGGGGCGGTGCGGCGGGTCTGGATGCCGCGGTAGCCGCCGCGCGCGCCCTGGGGCTCGGCGTGCTGATCGACATCGTGCCGAACCATGTCGGTGTGGCGACGCCCACCATCAGCGGCTGGTGGTGGGACCTGCTGAAGCACGGCCGCTCCTCGGCGTTCGCGTCGTACTTCGACGTCGACTGGTCGTTCGGCGAGGGCAAGGTGCGCATACCTGTGCTCGGTTCGGCACCGGTCGCGGGCGAGGAGATCGAAGGGCTCGAAATCGTCGGCGACGAGCTGCACTACTACGACAACGTGTACCCGATCGCGCCGGGGACCGCGTCTGCGGGCTCCCCCACCGCCGTGCTCGAACGCCAGAACTACGAGCTGATGGACTGGCGGCGCGCCGACGACAAGCTCAACTACCGGCGCTTCTTCGCCGTGAACTCGCTCGCGGGCATCCGGGTCGAGGAGCAGATCGTCTTCGACGACTCGCATGTCGAGATCGCGCGCTGGTTCCGCGAAGGCCTCGCCGACGGCCTGCGGGTCGACCACCCCGATGGGCTCCGCGACCCGGAAGGCTACCTCGAACGTCTTGCGACGCTCACCGGACAGGGCTACGTGCTGGTCGAGAAGATCCTCGAGGGGCGCGAGCAGCTGCCGTCATCGTGGCCCACCGCGGGCACGACGGGGTACGACGCACTGGCCGACTTCGACCGGGTGCTGGTGGACCCTGCCGGGCAGGCGGCGCTGGATGCCCTCGACCAGGCGTCGGCAACGGACGACCGGCCCGTGCCCGCCTCGTTCGAGTCGCTCATCCACACCACGAAGCGTGGCATCGCCGACGGCATCCTGCGCTCGGAGGTGCTGCGCATCCAGCGTGACCTCGCCGCGAGCGGTGCTCTCGACGGCGCTGCGGGAGCGCTGGCGGGTGGCGCGGCTGGCCCGGGCGCGTCCGGGCCCGACGCCTCCGGCATCGACGTTCTCGACGACTCGGTCGCCGACGCGATCGCCGAACTGCTCACCTGCTTCCCGGTGTACCGCTCCTACCTGCCGCTCGGGCTCGACCAGCTCGAGGCTGCGGCGTCTCTTGCCGTGTCGCATCGGCCGGAACTGGCGTCCGCGATCGAGGCGATCCTCCCGGCGCTCTCGGATGCGTCGAACGAGGCCGCGAAGCGCTTCCAGCAGACCTCCGGCATGGTGATGGCGAAGGGCGTCGAAGACACGGCGTTCTACCGCTACAACCGGCTCACCTCGTTGAACGAGGTCGGGGCCGATCCGGGTGAGTTCGCGGTGGATGTGGCCGAGTTCCACAAACGCCAGGTGGCGCGCCTCCGGAACTACCCGCACGCCATGACCACCCTCTCGACCCATGACACCAAGCGCGGGGAGGACACCCGGGCACGCATCAGCGTCATCTCCGAGCTGCCGGAGGAGTGGGCATCCACTCTGCGCCAGCTCCGCTCGCTCACCCCGCTCGGCGACGCCCAGCTCGAGAACCTGCTCTGGCAGGCCATCGTCGGCGCGTGGCCGGCGTCACGGGAGCGGCTGCACGCCTACGCGGAGAAGGCCTCCCGCGAGGCCGGCGACTCGACCGGTTGGCTCGACGTGGACGAAGCTTTCGAAGCGAAGATGCACGGGCTCATCGACAGTGTGTTCGACAATCCGGCTGTGACCGCGATCCTGTCGGCGTTCATCGCGAAGGTGGAACAGCCCGGCTGGTCGAACTCGCTCTCGCTGAAGCTGCTGCAGCTCACCGCACCCGGTTCGCCCGATGTCTACCAGGGCAGCGAGCTGTGGGAGACGTCGCTGGTCGACCCCGACAACCGGCGACCGATCGACTACGCGAAGCGGCGCACACTGCTGGCGTCGATCGACGGCGGGCTGCGGCCGGCGATCGATGCGACCGGAGCGGCGAAACTGCTGGTCACGTCTCGGGCGCTGCGGCTGAAGCGCGACCGGCCGGGACTGTTCGAGGGCTACCGTCCGCTGGTCGCGACAGGTTCCGCGGCGGCTCACGTCATCGCGTTCGACCGCGACCAGGCCGTGACTGTCGCGACGCGGCTGCCCGTCGGTCTCGCAGCCGCCGGCGGCTGGGGCGACACCTCTCTCGAGTTGGATGCGGCGCGCGTCGTCGACGTGATCACGGGCCGGTCGTTCGACGGCTCCCGCATCCTTCTGGCAGACCTGCTCGATGAATACCCGGTCGCGCTGCTCGCGCCGGCAACCGAAGCGTAG